Genomic segment of Arctopsyche grandis isolate Sample6627 chromosome 3, ASM5162203v2, whole genome shotgun sequence:
ATTGTTCGGAACatgttgaaatattaaaaaagcaaaacaagatcgagatatatatttttattgtatatcatGCTTTACTTACGTAACACAATGATGAATACTTTTTCCAATCTTATATTACATGTGATTTTGTCACAGATAcctaaatacacaaaaaaaatcacatcttTATCTCGGGTGAACTTCTCATGAATCATTTCTAAAAGTTGCTTATATATTTCAGTATTATCATATtgaatttacttaaaatatgtacaatccTTAACCTTGCTGATAATTTATTTCTTAGGATCTATCTTTGTTTGAACGTTACTTCAAGTTCTctcctataattaatttttatatataatatttcatccaCCAGTCATTCCCAATAAAGGATTATGTGAGATATTATCTCTTGCCTAAAAAATTGACTCGTTTATTCATATTCAAACTGATCGTTAAATTTGACTGTGATTTTTATGAATTGATAGTTATGACTTATCTTTTGCCTTATCGTTTCAAGTATCCACTCAACAAGGTTTAGTTGATGATATGTAATGGATTATGTATATCGAAGTAAATGTCTAATTACTCAAAATGTGTTTGTTTAGTAATCAAAGCGTGTATTCAAAGGCGGGTTAGGAAAAATCAATGCATTTAAATTATTCTGCGATTTCAAAATTTCCTCATAAAGACTTATATGTAGAGTGAATCCAGATCATTGTTTAGTGAGTCGTTTCATTTATAGATATCTATTAATGATGCATTCCTcttgaatttttataaaagacgtttatatgtatgttttatacattagaataatgtaaaatggaacatagttttttttttaatgtaaaatctattatattacatacgtatagtatgtatatttttgtgtatACACTGGAACGGCAAGAAACTATTAAATGTATGacttttttataactttataaactaataatgaaaaaaaaaatacaataaaaactaaatttgtGTGTAGTATTAATGGTATAGTTACCTCTCGTTGTTCCAGTGGTTTTCTTACAAGTACAAATAGTGTGTCATTTTAGGagaattttatttagtttttcaatattattaccAGAAGAGTGTTTTTTCATAATGTTTTTTATAAGTCTGTTTCAACGAGACTTTGATTAATTCGTTTTgaataatcattcttcaaaCTTTCTCGATGTTTCGTGCCAtatcagtaaaaatatatttcttatggactttcaaatttatttctgtataattgatttaaaaagacaataaaattattatttttgcgtTTGTTCTGTTTATAATATGTTGGACGCTCATGTTTATTGAGCTCAATATTATTTCCACAATGTAGCCTGTAATGatgtgaaattaattaaaaagtttcCTAATCATTCTAATGATTAGACAATAATTGCACCAAgcaagcatttaaattgcaattaccgctcgagttagtacgtttagataaaaaaaagaattgagatagaaaaccaatccttataaacgaggtgaaataaaaaattttccaaataaatgcaaaatagcacggagaaaaaatcagtaaaaaaaatatatttttgacttttaaaattcgctagacaattaattaggagtattttaaagcaatgaaatatcacaatcaataggaaaaacatctgactattgattccaatactaactttgagcacaacaatactagattttgagttaaagaccgcaaaagccaaaaaattgtaaaaatcgcgcatttttttaaacgctcatatctcgtaaacgatcaccaaccaacaaaaatcaccatattcgaattcagtgggtcaaagttagtaaagattggttagtctccgctctggtaactcaaaaacatgattttttgttgctcagtgtaattaggttaagtttggtaaataaattaaaaataatatttatcagtgtatgcaatatatatgtacatacatataaaaaaatgagcaTTTGTATTACATACGTTTATCTGCTATTCAAATCCACAAAGCAAAAGATTTAGCAACCATCTCACGGTACTCTAACTGCGTTGATAACTAAAGAGCGGCTTTCGGACGAtgatttataaacaaaaaaaaaatggttcactattttcaattactattgtaacccttttttgctctcttgctttgtacggtaatggagaggtctatttttatttgacaagCATCTGTCTAatgtctataataataatatatataaacggtgtgttgtatgtatatttgtatgtggcAGAACGTGGGTACAGTATAGACAGCCAATCACAGCCTAGTACTcggtttcgaaagagactttgtaagtatgtatgtaagaaaatatgtaatgttggttcgtaacatcgaaaacaaatcaaattccATGactttcgatatatattttttttgattcaaataaggCTCCGGGGACGAgggcgaaaaaaatattatttttttcgattcaaataaatttaataaaatgtttactattaaattggttatatttaagcggtttatattacaaatacgtatttttttcaaagtttttgaaaaaaatacgaccacgtGTGGATCAGACACAGCACCGAAACATTTCTTttgatttatttcttatttaataacttaatatgccataacccatgtgatgatatttcatcgggcacaacactagtaatatatacatgtaatgtGAAATATGAAATGACAAACATTTGGAAATAAAACAgatgaaatttatttacttatcgTTTATTTATCAGAGCACAGTGGCATTACAGAGTGATTCAATGCGCCAATGTGGCCAAACATATCAGTTACAAAAGATTATAGAAGTACAGAATAAATTTTAGTATATCAACATAATTggcagtaaaaatatcaatatgcaCCGCCAATAGGTTGAGAAGATTAATAGCAATAGTCAGAGGCGAGTTCGTGAGTATATTTTGTGGGTAAAAAGTACTTTCCGGCTAGATTCTGTATTCAGACATTGATAGACTATGTTGTCTCATATCACATTTGCCTTAAAAGTTAAAAGTCATATGTATTTTGTGGTCaatgaatttaaatacacatttgtACAGATCTTCTCTGGTGTGATATCACAAATAAAGTTATATCTCTCAGTAAatgatcttaaaaaaatatctcaTCTTCAGCGTGAGTCTTTGAATGCTTCAAAAGTAAACATTTTCGAGCGAATATGAAAACTATAGCGTGTCGTATCCGTTCATAAAAAAAGGTATAACGGAATACGAAGCGTTTTGCAAACACTgcaatacatatttaagtataaGTCACGGCGGAATTGCCGATATAAAGGAGCATATCAAAAAATCTAAGCATACTTCCAACGTAGCGTCATCCAGCACGTCCAGAAATGTCACAGATTATTCAGTACAACGAAATAGCCCCGAAGAAGAACGAATAATCGCAGCAGAATTGTCTTTCGCATACCATACGGTTTAAAAGCATCAATCTTTTGCTTCTACAGACTGCCTTAACAAAGTAATTCCTAAATTATTTAATGATTCTAAAATTGCAACACAATATTCTTCGGCCAGAACAAAAACAACTCGTTTAATTACTCAAGTTCTCGCGCCTCATTCAATGGACCTAATTCTCAACGAACTTCAAAGTTGTTCATTTTATAGTATTAGTACCGATTCTAGCAATCGCAAAGATCAAAAAATGTTTCCAtttgtaattcaatatttttccaaaacagggataaatgtaaaattattaaaattggggAACTTGGAGGGAGAATCTTCAGATTTGGTGGTAAATTTTTGTTTACAAACATTAAAGGACTTGAAAatagacataaaaaaaaatgcatttgatTTGGCGGCGACAATGCTAATGTTAATTTTGGCAGGCGGCAAAGAAAAAATGtgctaaataaattaaagatagaaATTGGAGCAAACATTGAAGGGATTGGATGCCGAGctctcataatacataatacattacaGACCAATTATCTTGTGATAACGTGGAGAGAATATTCTCGCTAATGGAAATTCAATGGACGGATGAAAGAAATAGACTTTCAGTAGAAACAGTTAGTAGTATCTTACAGtgcattgagaattatgattttaattgtgTCGAAATATACGATTATCTCCTAAAAAATAAAGCAGTTTTGCAAAAGGCCAAAtcaaatgataaatatttgtaaaatttgttttaaaaattcggtgatgttatttttattaataatgttgTTGTTATTCTTAGTAatgtgtataattaaatatatgttaaaatttcatggattcactttctaatctaatataaattgaaaattaaatggaGGCTACATGGCAGTCCAAGCGATCCAATATCTCGGAGGAAGGAAAAATTAAGTGTTCTTGAATTCTTTATTTTTCTCGGGGTGTCcccgagaaaaataaaaatctggcaaccctactttaccccagtatgaacacTCATATGTGCACTTAGATTATATTTTCTatagaatgattttgaacaaatgtcacattcgtGTGGTTTTACCCCACTATGAGTAACCATATGTCTAGTcaagttatattttaaagtgaatgatttcaaacaaatctcACATGTATGTGGTTTTACCCCATTATGAATATGCATATGTGTAGTGAGTacagattttaaacaaatatcacatttgtgtagctTTATCCCACTATGATGAGTGAGCATATGTTTAGtcaagttatatttaaaagtgaatgatttcaaacaaatctcACATGTATGTGGTTTTACCCCATTATGAATATGCATATGTGTAGTGAGTacagattttaaacaaatatcacatttgtgtagctTTATCCCACTATGATGAGTGAGCATATGTTTAGtcaagttatatttaaaagtgaatGATTCcaaacaaatctcacatttatgtagttttaccccactatgaatatgCATATGTGTAGTGAGTATAGATTTTGAagggaatgattttaaacaaatttcacatttgtgtggttttacctcACTATGAACACGCATATGTCTAGTGAGTAGAGATTTTGAAGAGAATGATTTTAAACcccgagaaaaataaaaatctggcaaccctactttaccccagtatgaacacTCATATGTGCACTTAGATTACATTTTCTatagaatgattttgaacaaatgtcacattcgtGTGGTTTTGCCCCACTATGAGTAACCATATGTCTAGTcaagttatattttaaagtgaatgatttcaaacaaatctcACATGTGTGTGGTTTTACCCCATTATGAATATGCATATGTGTAGTGAGTacagattttaaacaaatatcagaTTTGTGTAGCTTTATCCCACTATGATGAGTGAGCATATGTTTAGtcaagttatatttaaaagtgaaagatttcaaacaaatctcacatttatgtagttttaccccactatgaatatgCATATGTGTAGTGAGTATAGATTTTGAagggaatgattttaaacaaatttcacatttgtgtggttttacctcACTATGAACACGCATATGTCTAGTGAGTAGAGATTTTGAagagaatgattttaaacaaatatcacatttgtgtagctttaccccactatgagtAACCATATGTTCTTTCAAGTGGCATTTTAAAgcgaatgatttcaaacaaatctcACATGTATGTGGTTTCACCCCACTATGAATATGCATATGTGAAGTGAGTACAGATTTTGAAcagaatgatttcaaacaaatttcacatttgtgtggttttacctcACTATGAATACGCATATGTCTAGTGAGTATAGATTTTAAAcggaatgatttcaaacaagtttcacatttatgtggttttactTCACTGTGAATACGCATATGATTAGTGAGTAGAGATTTTAAacggaatgattttaaacaagtttcacatttgtgtggctttaccccagtatgaacgaTCATGTGTGTATTAAGGGTATATAATGAATTAAATGATTCcaaacaaatctcacatttgtgtggctttacttCACTGTGAATATGGTCCAATTCAGAATGTGTAGAGCACATATTATCTAAAGCTTTTCGGAATGGTAATTCTTCCGCTAGAATGTTGGTATCTATTATTTCTGTCATATTATCGGTCGAATTAATTTTACCTCCACGTGTCTGAAAAATAAACCAAACGTTATACAATTTATTGGTTGTGATTGTATGTCATTTTACATTTATGTTTTTCTTAGAATCGTTCTAAGACACCCGAATCCTATTTACTTACCTCACCATGTTCCGGAGAAGTAGAAATGTTGGGTGGCCAATCAGCACCCAGCTcatcttcccatattaaatcatcCAGCAAAAGTTCCTCCGACTTGACTTTCAAATACTTGTCTAATTCCACGCTCGACGTTGTCTCACTCAAAAAACGCTGTGGATGAGGATCGTCGTGCATGGGGACGACAGCCTCTGCTGGAGAAGAGGAGAGGCAATGTCTGCTCTCCATCAAACCGGGTTAACACGATACGAGCCGGGTGGCCGGGTAAACACCaagaataacaataaatatCTTGGCAATTGAAGTAAAATCCGACGTGATCGCCCTATCAGTATTGCCAGTGCAAAACAAACCGCATAAATTGTTCGGGAATAATTTTTAGCCctgcctcaccgaagtggggtatgcaagtgccccaatttttatgttttttgtaataactttgtggttttcaaagctttacaccctatatttcttgtattcctagaatgaactataagaaatttattttaatatattttgtatgtaacggtcggatctcgacgctccgtccttcaaaggttaatgaATTCGTACCGGCTTTGTGTAATTCTCTGCAATTACCGTCAGAAATACTGCAAACACATTAGCGGAGGAGCGAAATAATTTTGTAGGAATATAACACAACTTGTGTTATTCCGAATTAAAGCCAGTGATCTTAAAGGACGggtgaaaggtttcgaccgtttcccggcctatagaaattcagttgagtttgaaagaggatcgctcgctatacgacatggtcgagtttggttaccttcctgcgagtggggaccaactcggctgggttcggagagcggctactcactctgccttcagctgtcataaataaaacacgtgcattaacatgccagtcgtctcattcgttcatcccccataatcgtttatttttgttcaattggtacaatggttattgtatgtacgaagaggtttcttcggagatgtgatctggttgaactccagaggttcactctct
This window contains:
- the LOC143923267 gene encoding uncharacterized protein LOC143923267 isoform X2, which encodes MESRHCLSSSPAEAVVPMHDDPHPQRFLSETTSSVELDKYLKVKSEELLLDDLIWEDELGADWPPNISTSPEHGETRGGKINSTDNMTEIIDTNILAEELPFRKALDNMCSTHSELDHIHSEVKPHKCKCDMRQHSLSMSEYRI
- the LOC143923267 gene encoding uncharacterized protein LOC143923267 isoform X1, producing MESRHCLSSSPAEAVVPMHDDPHPQRFLSETTSSVELDKYLKVKSEELLLDDLIWEDELGADWPPNISTSPEHGETRGGKINSTDNMTEIIDTNILAEELPFRKALDNMCSTHSELDHIHSEVKPHKCEICLESFNSLYTLNTHMIVHTGVKPHKCETCLKSFRLKSLLTNHMRIHSEVKPHKCETCLKSFRLKSILTRHMRIHSEVKPHKCEICLKSFCSKSVLTSHMHIHSGVKPHTCEICLKSFALKCHLKEHMVTHSGVKLHKCDICLKSFSSKSLLTRHMRVHSEVKPHKCEICLKSFPSKSILTTHMHIHSGVKLHKCEICLKSFTFKYNLTKHMLTHHSGIKLHKSDICLKSVLTTHMHIHNGVKPHTCEICLKSFTLKYNLTRHMVTHSGAKPHECDICSKSFYRKCNLSAHMSVHTGVK